The stretch of DNA TAATAGCATTGTTTGATATTTGTAATGTAAAAAATCGAACAACTTTTCTTCATATACATTGGATTGGATTAGAGCCGGCTGGGAAGCCGGCTTTTTATTTTCATTCCTTTTCTGCTAAAAATCAACAGTAATTATTCTATGACTTTTATCATGTTTCCGCAGAATTAATATTTATTCTTTTGTGTTAGTATTAGTAACCAAAAAATCAATCAAATGCCAAAATTTAAAATAGTTACATCTATTTGCGTAGCTCTATTATCCTTTAATGTAAATGCCCAGCAAGCTCCATTAAAACTGGCCGAGAAAGAAAGTAAAGTACTTATTCACGGAACCTCGAGTGTGCACGATTGGACTGCACAGTGCGACCAGAGAAGTGGGGATATGGTAGTGGTATTTGATAAAGGAGCAGTTAAAACAATTCAATCGTTAAATCTTAAAGTTAAATCAAAAAACATCAGAAGTATTGACGAAAAAGGTGCTTATTATGACGATTTGATGGACAGTAGGATCTGGAAAGCATTAGAAACGGACAAATTTGCGGATATCAGTGTAGGTTTGAAGCAAGTTAAGTTGGTTAAACCAACCGGAACCAAATCTGAAATTGATGCAATTGCTGTGGTTTCAATTCATGGGGTTAAGAAAGAAGTTCCTGTGAAAGTTTCTGCAGAAGCAAACGGAACTGGAGTTTTGATTAAAGGAAAAAAAGAAATTAAAATGTCTGACTATGGAGTAAAACCTCCAACCATCTTGCTTGAATTTTTAAAAACAGGAGATGATATTATTATCGAATTTGAACTGAATTATAAATAAAATTTAGGTTGTTGTCTGCAGGCGCACTGGGAAATCCGTGCGCCTTTTTTATTAAAAGATCAATTTATACCCACGCCCGTGGACGTTAATAATTTCTACCGAGTCATCTCCTTTTAACAATTTTCTTAGTTTACTTATGTAAACATCCATGCTACGAGCATTAAAATAATTGTCGTTACCCCAAATTGCTATTAATGCCTGTTCCCTGCTTAATACATCATTTTTATGCTGACACAGTAAGTGGAGCAGTTCCGATTCTTTAGCCGATAATTTTTGTGATTGATAACCATTGTGAATTTCCTGAGTCATGGGATTGAAAAGAATTGATCCCACCTGGTATTTATCGGGCTGCTTCTCTTCCTGAAGAGTATTACTGCTCCGCTTAAGTAATGCATTTATTCTTAGCAGCAGTTCTTCAATGCGGAACGGCTTGGTAATGTAGTCATCTCCACCAATATTAAAGCCTGCAATTTTATCTTCCAGCATTGATTTTGCCGTAGCGAAAATAATTGGCACCTTTTCATCTAATTCTCGGATTTCTTTGCCCAATGTAAAGCCATCTTTTTTAGGCATCATAACATCCAGAATGCAAACATCAAATGTATTGCTTTTAAATACATCAAGTGCCTGAACTCCATCGATACATAACTTTACGGTATATCCTCCTTTAAGTTGCAGGTACTCCTGCAAAATCATTCCCAGGTTCGGATCATCTTCAACTAACAAAACTGATTTGCTCATAGTTAATGTTCAATATTTATGCAATAGAAAAGCTTAGTTCGAAAGTGCTTCCTTTTTGAGGTTCGCTCTTAATGGTAATATTACCTTTTAACAATTTAATAATCGAATACACATAGTTAAGCCCTAAACCAAAGCCTTTTATATTGTGAAGGTTGCCTGTATGCGCACGATAAAACTGGTCAAACACGCGACTTTGTTGCTCACGAGTCATTCCAATGCCATTATCGTTGACTTTAACGATTAATAAACTTCCCAAATTTTGAGTTGAAATTACAATTTGAGGATCATCCGGAGAATATTTTAATGCATTATCCAACAAGTTGTAAATCACATTCGACAAATGCAGTTCATCTCCAATAATGGTAGCAGTTGTAGCCTGAAGGTCTATTGAAACAGCAGCCCCTTTTCGTTTGAATTGTAAGTTCATGCTATCTGCAACTGCAGAAATAAGGTCGTGCATGTCAACAGGTTTTTGTTCTAGTTTGAGGTCACTCTTTTCAAGTTTGGCAAGATTCAATACTCGTTCAACATAGCTGCTCAACCGAAGGTTTTCATCGTAAATGATTCCGGCGTAGCGGTTAACCATATTTTTGTCAGCTGCCATTTGCTCATCTCGCAAAGCTTCACTTGCAAGCATAATAGTCGCCACCGGAGTTTTGAATTCATGGGTCATGTTGTTGATGAAATCACTTTTCATTTCGGAGAGCTTTTTCTGACGCAATAGGGAGAGGATCGTAACTCCAAAACACGACATAATGACCAATACAATTAATGATGACGCCATAATTAATACCAGCATTTTATTCATGAGAAAATCGGACTTTCCAGGGAAAATAACGGTTAAAGTGCCTGCGGTATTTAATACATCTTTAGGGAATAGTGCTGCCTTATAAGTATTGTCTTTTGCAGTTGTTCCTTGTTTATAGGATGCGGACCTAAAGACCGTTGAATCTTTACCCGATTCTATAGCGTAAAAGTAGTCAATGGAAATTCCGGCCGATGTAAACTCTGCCTTTAATAAAGAATCCAATAATTTAGGATTCACACGATTAATCAATGAAAGTTTCTTGCGATCAGCCTCCACTGCCAGTTTTTCAAAAACTTCTATTCTTTTCTTAAATCGAGATACAGAATCAAGCCATGTTTGAACTAACACATCCTGTTCACTTGGAGGCTCATCAGCTACAACAGATACATGTTTTTCTATTCTGACTTCCGGACGAGCCACTTGTGCTGTTACGGGTATAACTGTAGAAAACGATGAAGCATGCCGAGTCTTATACTTAATTGTATCAACATTACCATCTGGTCCTACCCTGATAATAAAACGATCATTCTTATCTCTTTTGATTTTTATCCTTTTAGCAAGTTCTTCCCGGTTAATTCGTGCCCCCGAAATGTCCTGCGGCGAAAGAAATAGAAGTCGGCCACTTAATAGACTGTCGTTTAAAATAATAGGCTCGGGAGGAGCAGGAACAGGTGAATTGGTTATTCTGATTTCATCAACTGTTTTTCTAACTTTCTTCTTTTTATGCCTAGCCTTTGGAAGTTCAGGAAATGTGGGAATGGATATTTTATTTCCTATAAATTGAAGAGCCTCACTCTTCTCGATCTTTTCTGATACTGTTCGTAATGAGCTTTCAACCGTTTGATCAAACAACTGCGACTTTAGTTTGTATGAATCATATATAAAATATGCTTGCACAGTCATTAAGCTCAGGAGCCCAATGCCAATTGCTATAACCGTAACAATAAAACTCTTCTTTTTCATTACTAAAAGATAAAATCCATACAAAACTAACCAGCTAATAATTAGCATCGTAACATTTAACACTTTTTAACAAGTGTTTAACATTTTTTCACTAAACAGTCAGGTAATTTTGGATTATTAAAATGATTGATATGCAAAAAATAGTATTAACAGCAATTCTTACCAGTTTAAGCGTGCTCACATTTGCTCAGGAAAAATCTCCGAAAAAGGAGATTGTTTACCGGAAAATTGAGATAAAAGGTAATGACACAATTGTTGACATAACCAAAAATTACGATCAACTTTCGGAGGTAGAACGCAAAGAGTTAGATAATTTTAGAAATGGCGATGTGTTGTTCGCAGCACCTAAGCGAATAAGGGTTAAGAAATTAGATTCTGCTGCGGTTGGGATGTGGAAAGAAGATAAAAACAAAGAAATTGTGATCATGAGCGATGATGCAGTTTTTGCTCCAAACCCTAAACACCGTTTCGAGAAACGGATTTCGGTAAGTGGCGACAGTACCAAACGTAAAAAAATAATCGTGATTGAGGCAGATGGTGACGAGCAAATGATCATGCCAATGAGAGATGAAAATATGATTATTGAACGTGAACCTATGCCTGGTAAGAAAATGATGCTCAAAAAACGTTTTTCCCCAGCATATGAACTTAATTTCGCTCTTCCGGTAAAAGGTTCTGTGGATGTAGTAATAAAAGATGAAGAAGGAAAAGAAGTTTATAAAGAAACCGTGAAAAATTTTACAGGCAATTTCAGTAAGAAAATAGAATTACTGCCTGGAAAATACACCGTTGTAGCAAGCCAAAAGGGCAAGCAATTAGTAAGTTATACCATAGAAAGATAACGACCTGGTAACTTCATATAACTAAAGGCAGCCGGAAAACATTTCCGGCTTGTTTTTTATGATATAGTCAATAATTCACTAACCGCTCTTTCTCCTGATCTAACCGCCCCGTCAATATAGCCATTCCAAATGTCTGATGTCTCCGTTCCTGCCCAATGGATATTTCCACATGGCGTTCTTAAAGTTTTCCCCACACTGGTCCATGCGCCAGGGGGCATAATTCCGGCATAACAACCCCGAGTCCACTCCTCATTAGCCCATGCCTGATCAATATACAGGTCATAATTTCTGGCTTCCGGCCCTAAAAAGGCAGCAAAACAATCAATAGCGGCTTTTTCACGCTCAAGAGGATTAAGTTCTAAAAACGATTTAGCCTGATTGGCAAGTGCAAATCCCATAAGCATCCCTTTTGAACCATCTTTGGGCGAATTATCAAATGTAACAGTGATTAACCCTTTATTTGATGCACAAAGTCCATTTAGACCTCGTTCTCGCCAGAACGGTGTTTTATAGATTGCATAACATTTTACCACACTACCCATAAAAACGCGTTGCATTAATTGATCGCGATTTGGAGGAAGAGGTTTGTTGTATTCAATTCGTGAAGCTAAGGCCGGTGGAATGGCAATAATTACCTTTTTCGCGGAATACTTAAAGCCTTCGCCGATCACATCAACGCCGTTTTCATCCTGATCAATATGCCTTACCGGTGAGTTTAAGCGTAACTCATCTTGAAGCTCTTTAACCATTCGGTTTACTAACTCTTGAGCACCTCCGACAAATCGTTCTTCCTGTGCCCCATTTTTTATATTCATAAGGCTGTCCAGGTCTTTTCCCGACTTTACATAAAATAATGCATGGAGCAATGATATTTCAGCAGGGTTAGCTGCAAAGATTGCTTCAGACGCGACCTGGAAAAAATCTCGCGCAGTTTTCGAACTCATTTGCTGTTGCATCCAACTATATAAAGTTATTGAATCTAGCTGCTGAGCATTCGGAGTTAACCAAGGTTGTTGAAGATTGACCGATTTAGAAAGCTTATTCATTTTCTTAATGGCAGCATCCAGGCTCAAAAGTGAGTATATTGGTAAAGGGGGTATTATTCCATTGTATGCTTTTAACCTGTTGTTGAAGAGCAACGTACTTTTGCCTTGGTCATAAGATTTAAAGGTTTCCACCCCAAATTCTTTTGCCAAAGCATAAATACGATCTTGGGTGGGACCAATCCATTGACCTCCCAAATCTACATAAGAGCCATCATCGAAATATTTAGTTTCAATACGTCCCCCTACTCTATTACGGGCCTCCAGCAGCAATATTCTTTTGCCTGCACGTTTAAGGTTTAATGCCGCGGTTACTCCGGCATACCCTGCGCCAATAATAATAGCATCATATTTCATAATGGTAAAAGCGATTCTAAATGTCAAAAAAGTGACAATACAATATCTGTTTTTTAGATTAAAAATCAAGTATGGAAAAAATCTTCTTTAATGTCTGGTATACAATATATTATCTTATTGTAATTAAAACAATAAGCCAGCGGGAGGCGTGCGTTTTCTTGCATTTTTTGTATGAAACAAGCGAAAAAGTAAAATTTCTGTAGTTTAGTAATAAAATGAATATGGAAGATATTATTGTTTTACCTCAAGCTATTGTTTGTAAATCCACAGCTCAAAAGCCAATAATAATACATAATTACACGTCGTATAAAAATCTCCAGAAGAGCAAAGTTCTACTCCAATATAACCTCATCACTTTTTTAATTAATGGTGAAAAGAGCTTTCAATATGCCAATAACTCAACTTCGATCGACAACAAGAAATTGGCTGTTTTATCATCGGGTAATTGTTTAATGACCGAAAAACTTTCAAATGGAAATAACTACAGCAGTATCGTTTTGTTTTTTGACAACGCTGTACTAATGAACTTCTTTATTAAATACCCTGTAGTTAGTAATAAAGCACCCTCGAAAAATGAGGCTAAAGCACCATTTATTATTCTTGAAAAGGATGATTTTGTAAAGAATTTTTTGATTTCAATAGATTTAATAAAAGCTAATACTACTGAAATATCGGATGGAATGTTATTGTTAAAGTTCGAAGAAATCATGCTGTATCTACTTGAAAAATCACCTGAAGTGATCCTTTCTCTTCAAGCTTCCCTTCAAACGCAGCAATCGGATTTTGAAATAAGAAAGTTGGTAGAGCAAAATATACAATCCAATTTGACCATTGAAGAACTGGCTTTTTTAGGTAATATGAGTGTATCAACTTTTAAAAGAAGATTTGCAAAAATTTATAATTGTTCACCAAGTCAGTTCTTTTTGCAAAAGAGAATGGAAATAGCAGCTGATTTATTGGTGCATAATCAGGAAAATCCGAGTGAAGTTTTTTATAAAGTAGGATATGAAAACCATTCAAGTTTCTCTCTGTCCTTTAAACAAATTTATGGAATGAGTCCTAAGCAATATCAACTTAAAAAATTGACCGATTCTCAATAGTCTTTGAACGTTTTGCTCTCTTTGACAGTTCAATGTCTGTATATTTTTGCCTCAATAATCATCACATTAATTCACATGAGAAAAACTGTTACAGCAATTGTCGTTTTGATAATTATGAGCTCCGGAATGCTACATGGCCAAACTTTTACGTTAAAAAGCAATGAGCTAAACGGACAGTTTACAAGTAAGCAATACGGAAATGATTTTGGATGCAATGGGGGAAATATCTCTCCTGACTTAGTTTGGGAAAACGCACCCAAAGACACAAAAGCGTTCGCTATAACAATGTATGACAAAGACGCTCCTACTGGAAGTGGCTTTTGGCACTGGGTGGTCTACAATATTCCGGCAACAACTATGGAACTTAAATCGGATGCTGGTAATTACTCTCAAAAGAGTTTACCACAAGGAGCTGTTAATGGAAACAATGATGCTGGCACCCCTGGCTATGTAGGCGCTTGTCCTCCTCCCGGACCTGCACACATGTATGTAATTACTGTTTATGCACTTAAAAGTAAGCTTGAGATTGATAAGAATGCCAGCGCGGCCTTGATCGGCTTTATGCTCAATGCCAATACAATTGCAAAAGCATCCATTATTGCATATGGACAACAATAACAATAAGGTTTAAAAAAACAAAAAGCCTTCTGTTTAATACTGAAGGCTTTTTATCAATTGATTAAGAATTTTACTAGAAAGGAAGATCATCTTCTTCTCCCGGAGCATTAGAAATATCCGGAGGTGTGAACGACGACGGTGTTTCTTCCATTGGAGCTCCCATTGCGTTAGCTCCTAATGTTGTTACTCTCCAAATTTGCAATGTGTTAAAGTAATCGGTTTTGCCGGTTTTTGGATTGTTCCATGCACGACCTTTTAAATTAAACGACACCTCCACCATATCACCCACTTTACATTTATCCATTAGTGATACACGATCCTGAATGGCTTCAAACTTTATAAACTCAGGGTATGAAGGATTTTCAGCATATTCAATTACCAATTCACGCTTACGGAATGAAGATGTTACCTCCATTACTTCCGAAATTTCGTGTACTTTACCTTTAATGTCCATAATATTGACGAATTTAGCCCCCAAAATTAATAATCAATCCTTAAATAACAGATGTCTGTTTTCAACACTCCGGAAAAAATTATTGTTACTTGTCCTAAATATATCTCAACGTATCTAAAAAGAGAAATGTTGTATCTCGGATTTGAGATAACTGACCAGGGACAAACCTATATAGAAACAGTTGGTACATTAACTGACTGTATGAAATTAAACCTCAATTTACGCACTGGAAACAATGTTTTATATCAATTGAAGGCCTTTAAGGCAATGAATCCGGATCAGTTATATGATCAGTTGGTTGGTATGCCTTGGGAAAAATGGATAGATGAGGCAGGGTATTTATCCATTACCTGTAATGTTAGTAATCCGTTCATTGATAACACGATGTTTGCTAATGTGCGGGTAAAGGATGCTATTGTTGACCGACTGATGCAAAAAAGAGGACGCCGGCCTGATTCTGGTCCGAAACGCGATAAGGCGGTTGTTCATTTACATTGGAAAGAAGACAGAGCTGCAATTTATATTGACACATCTGGTGAAACATTATCGAAGCACGGTTATCGCAAGCACCCTGGTTTAGCTCCAATGCAAGAAAATCTTGCAGCGGCCGTAATAATGGCAACCGGATGGAATGGCGATGGAAACTTCGTTAATCCTATGTGTGGAAGCGGAACATTGGCCATTGAAGCGGCATTGTTTGCTTTAAAACGTTCAGTTGGGTTGTTTCGTGATAATTTTGGCTTTATGCATATCAAAGATTTTGATGAAGCTATTTATGTAGCCGAACGACGTAAGGCCCGAGAGCTAGCACAAAAACGCATCAACGGAAGAATTATCGCCACAGATATTGAGCCTATTGCCATTGATTTGGCAAGAAAAAATGCAGTTACCGCTGGCGTTGACCAATATATAGATTTTCAGGTTTGCGATTTTCGTGAAACAGAGGTTCCTGAAGGTGATGGTGTAGTTATTTTCAATCCGGAATATGGTGAACGATTAGGTGATTTTGACGAATTGGTAGATATTTATAAAGCTATTGGCGATTTTATGAAAAAAGATTGTCAAGGCTACAAGGGGTACATCTTCACCGGCAGTCCAAACCTAGCCAAAAAAGTAGGGTTGAAAGCCACTAAGAAAATCGAGTTTTATAATTCTAAACTTGAGTGCAGATTGTTGGAGTATGAGTTGTATGGCGGTTCGAGAAGAACGGAAGATGAAAGACCCCAAAAAGGTTAATTTCAGTAAATTAGTTAATTAGGGATCACAACGTTGTCATGCTGAGGAACGAAGCACCTGAGATTTATTAGCACTAAGCATACAGATTCATCCTTCTTCAGCATGGCTAGAGTATATGAGTTTCATTGCCGTTGGTTGAAACCTAAAGGCAATGAAACTGAAATAAGCCTCTATCCTAGTTTTTAAGTTTCTCTACAAACATCAATAAGTAAATTGGATTCAATAGTCCTTACACCTATAGGCATTATTCATTCTCCTTTCAAGGAGAAGTTCGGAATCCCCAGGCAGCCGGGATTAGCACCGTCGTCTTACGCGGTAGTAGAGTTGATAGCTCCATATAATTCTGCTGATGTAATTCTTGGTTTGGAGCAATTTTCTCATCTGTGGATCATTTTTCAGTTTCATGAAACAGCACACAAGAAATGGACTCCCACCGTTCGTCCGCCGCGATTAGGAGGAAATAAGCGAATGGGCGTTTTTGCCACGCGCTCAACTCATCGACCAAATCCTATTGGAATGTCGGTCGCTGAGCTCGAGAAAATCGAAACAGAAAATAATGAAGTAAAAATCTATTTAAGAAATATTGATTTGATGGATGGGACTCCGGTTTTAGACATTAAGCCATATATTCCCTATTCAGATGCAATTCCAACAGCTACAGCCGGATATGCAGCTATTGCACCAGAAAAGCCATTGGATGTGCAGTTTGATCCGGAAATAGGCAATGAGCTATCCATTCAACCAGAATTGAAACAACTAATCATAGAAGTACTAAGTTTCGACCCTCGTCCGGCCTATAAAGCCACAAAAGACGATACGAAAATCTATGGTGTTTTACTGGAAAATGTAGATGTTAAATTTAAAATTGATGGTTCAATAGCTACCGTTATTTCCTTAGAACGTAGTGCTTAGTGATCATTTAGTAGATCGATAATCCTTTTAATCTTCCTCGAAAATTTCAATTACCCGCCCAATCTGTCCATCTTCTAATCGTACTTTTATTCCCCGATGATGGAATGGTGCTTTTGTCAATAGGTCCTTTACAAACCCTCTGGTTCGCTCACCAGACCGTTGGTCTTTCTTTAAAATTATATCAACCTCTAATCCTGGGTAAATATTGCTGCGTGTTTTGCCATCCATAAGGGCAAAGATATAAAGATCTATAAGGATGCATGCAATGACCTTTACATCGCTCGCCTTCACTTAGAAATTTTCTTCCTAATGTTATGGAATCCTTTTCACTCCTGCATCATTAAGGAAAATAAGATCGCCATGAGAACGTCAATTCATTTCTTCTTTCTGATTCTGCTGGCAATAGCAAGCAGTTGCAGTCAATCACGTACCGTTAAAGGACGAGTTACTTCTGCTGAAAATGGTAAGCTGATTAACAGGGCCGAAATACAATTTGAAGGATCAATTGTTAAATCGCACACCAATAAACGAGGCGTATTTTTTATTAAAGCGACGGATTCTGCCCGAAAGTTAACGATAAAAGCGAAAGGGTATGAGCCAAAGGAGTTAATAATTGGCAATGATTCAGTTGTTGATGTAGCCTTGGTTCCTGAAGGATATGTAATGTATGAGATCGCAATGCCAGTGAAAGATAGTAAAGTGAGGGAAGAGGATCAGTGTAAATTAAAAGTTGCTTCCCGCACAATGGTTATTGCATACGATCGACATGCCGAAAACATTAATACTGAAGATTACTCCCCGATTGCCGAAAATGGATTCAGACTGACTTCAAGGAATGCGCTTTCGACATTTTCTATAGATGTTGACAATGCATCCTACAGCAATATCCGCCGGTTTATAAATACGGGTCAAATACCTCCTGTTGATGCCGTTCGTATAGAAGAAATGATCAATTATTTCAATTATGATTATGGTCAGCCTAAGGGGAAGGATCCTGTGGTTATTCATACAGATGTTGCAGAATGCCCATGGAATCCGGTACATAAATTAGCAAGAATTGGAATTCAGACTAAAAATATTTCAGCTGAAAATTTACCGCCGTCTAATCTGGTCTTTCTTATAGATGTCTCTGGATCTATGGAAGCAGCCAATAAGTTACCTCTTGTAGTTTCCGCTTTTAAATTGCTGATAAATCAAATGCGTTCTCAGGATAAAGTTTCAATTGTTGTATATGCAGGAGCATCGGGAACTGTACTCAATGGAGTGTCGGGAACAGAAAAGATGAAAATTAGCGATGCTCTTACTCAATTGAAAGCCGGAGGATCTACAGCTGGAGGTGAAGGTATCCAATTAGCTTATAAGGTTGCACGTCAAAATTATATAAAAGGAGGAAACAACAGGGTTATTCTGGCTACCGACGGAGATTTTAATGTTGGTGTTTCAAGCGATGGTGAATTAGTGAGCCTAATTGAGGAAGAGCGTAAGGATAATGTTTTCCTTTCTGTTTTAGGATTTGGAATGGGGAACTATAAAGACAATAAACTTGAGCTGCTTGCCAATAAAGGAAATGGGAATTATGCCTACATCGACGGATTTTCTGAAGCTAGGAAAGTGTTCGTGAATGAGTTTGGGGGCACGTTGTTCACCTTAGCGAAGGATGTTAAACTTCAGGTTGAGTTTAATCCGGCAGTTGTTAAGTCATATAGGTTGATTGGCTATGAAAACAGATTATTAAATGATGAGGACTTTAATAATGATAAAATTGATGCAGGTGAAATAGGTTCAGGTCAAACAGTTACTGCATTGTATGAGGTCATTCCTGTTGGAGTAAAGAGTCCGCTCCTACCTGATATCGATTCATTAAAATATCAGAAAAATCAAAATAAGGCATCCTTAAATACAACCGACTTGCTTACGGTTAAGCTGCGCTACAAAGAGCCAACAGGTAATGAAGGTAAATTAATGACTAATGTGCTGCTTGATAAAAACATCCCATTCACTAATGCAAGTGCGGATTTCAGGTTTGCAGCATCAGTTGCTGAGTTTGGGATGCTCTTAAGGTCGTCACCTTATAAAAAGGGTGCTAATTATGATCATTTAATTTCCTTAGCCTCAAAATCTTTAAATAATGACAGCGAAGGGTATAAAAGTGAATTCTTGAAGCTTGTTAGATCAGCTAAATCACTTTCAACCAATAACTGGATTTCAGTGATCGGGGAGAAGTAAAGTGATGTTTAAATTAAAGAATAACTGCAAATGAATATAAAAATGATGGTTAAACGTATTGGTGCTCACCCGCCGCCCGTGTGGGATGCGCGAGGCCTACCTGTCGGATTGTTTGCTAAGCGAACGAAACGAGGATTTATTTTTTGAGCTTGCTCCGAACCCTTGATCTGCGTCAGGGGTTTGGGCGTTTTATAGGAATACAGATTTGTAAATCACGTAAGGCGTTTTATTTTTAGGCCGAAATACCGTAGAGACAAGGCATGCCTTGTCTCTACCCGGATACGAACCACGTTAGCAACAATTATAAAAACAGCGGAAAGCCGCAAACACCTATGGATCTATACAAAAATAAATACCGCATTGCGTCTACGCGGTTGCAAAATTGGGATTATCGTCGTAACGCCGCATACTTCATTACCATCTGTACCCAAAACAGAATTCATTATTTCGGTGAAATAATTTCACAACAAATGCAATTAACAGACATTGGCCAATTGGCAGAAAAATTTTGGTTGGAAATACCGAATCATTTTCCGTTTGTTGAATTGGGTAATTTCGTAATAATGCCCAATCATATGCACGGCATTTTGATTATTAATAATTCGATTGACGTGGCGGTAGAGACAAGGCATTGCCTTGTCTCTACGGGGTGCGATATGTCACGAAAAAATTCAATATCATCCATTGTTGGATCCTACAAATCGGTTGTCACAAAAAATGCAAGAATACAATTTGATACACGATTTGCATGGCAATCACGTTTCCATGACCATATTATCCGCAATTCTGATTCATTCGGTCGTATTCAACAATACATTGCAAATAATCCGGAAAATTGGAATAAGGATAAATTTCATCAGTAAGATATCAGAATGGCAATATTTACAAATA from Solitalea canadensis DSM 3403 encodes:
- a CDS encoding YfbK domain-containing protein; protein product: MRTSIHFFFLILLAIASSCSQSRTVKGRVTSAENGKLINRAEIQFEGSIVKSHTNKRGVFFIKATDSARKLTIKAKGYEPKELIIGNDSVVDVALVPEGYVMYEIAMPVKDSKVREEDQCKLKVASRTMVIAYDRHAENINTEDYSPIAENGFRLTSRNALSTFSIDVDNASYSNIRRFINTGQIPPVDAVRIEEMINYFNYDYGQPKGKDPVVIHTDVAECPWNPVHKLARIGIQTKNISAENLPPSNLVFLIDVSGSMEAANKLPLVVSAFKLLINQMRSQDKVSIVVYAGASGTVLNGVSGTEKMKISDALTQLKAGGSTAGGEGIQLAYKVARQNYIKGGNNRVILATDGDFNVGVSSDGELVSLIEEERKDNVFLSVLGFGMGNYKDNKLELLANKGNGNYAYIDGFSEARKVFVNEFGGTLFTLAKDVKLQVEFNPAVVKSYRLIGYENRLLNDEDFNNDKIDAGEIGSGQTVTALYEVIPVGVKSPLLPDIDSLKYQKNQNKASLNTTDLLTVKLRYKEPTGNEGKLMTNVLLDKNIPFTNASADFRFAASVAEFGMLLRSSPYKKGANYDHLISLASKSLNNDSEGYKSEFLKLVRSAKSLSTNNWISVIGEK
- a CDS encoding transposase; translated protein: MPCLYPDTNHVSNNYKNSGKPQTPMDLYKNKYRIASTRLQNWDYRRNAAYFITICTQNRIHYFGEIISQQMQLTDIGQLAEKFWLEIPNHFPFVELGNFVIMPNHMHGILIINNSIDVAVETRHCLVSTGCDMSRKNSISSIVGSYKSVVTKNARIQFDTRFAWQSRFHDHIIRNSDSFGRIQQYIANNPENWNKDKFHQ
- a CDS encoding YwbE family protein: MDGKTRSNIYPGLEVDIILKKDQRSGERTRGFVKDLLTKAPFHHRGIKVRLEDGQIGRVIEIFEED
- the tsaA gene encoding tRNA (N6-threonylcarbamoyladenosine(37)-N6)-methyltransferase TrmO, producing MDSIVLTPIGIIHSPFKEKFGIPRQPGLAPSSYAVVELIAPYNSADVILGLEQFSHLWIIFQFHETAHKKWTPTVRPPRLGGNKRMGVFATRSTHRPNPIGMSVAELEKIETENNEVKIYLRNIDLMDGTPVLDIKPYIPYSDAIPTATAGYAAIAPEKPLDVQFDPEIGNELSIQPELKQLIIEVLSFDPRPAYKATKDDTKIYGVLLENVDVKFKIDGSIATVISLERSA